One genomic region from Arthrobacter sp. FB24 encodes:
- the secD gene encoding protein translocase subunit SecD, with translation MARTGPKNSALRVLVWLGVILAVMTAVLAGGSISGQASWAPKLALDLEGGTQMILAPKVEGGSDINEDQLNQAVAIIRQRVDGSGVAEAEISTQSGRNVVVSLPGTPSKETRALIQASADMNFRPVLQAGPGAAVPVESQTPEDKLPKPTAAPANSSDVNWVTPEVYKKFETLDCDNPSQDKQERSDPAKPLVTCEPATATSPAIKYILGPVEVKGSNIKSSSFQLQQGAQGAVTNEWAVNIQFDEAGTAKFKEVTERLYQFFVAAGGESGNDPKAQFAIVLDDQVISAPRSLAVITDGRPQITGGFTEDTAKALSDQLRFGALPISFEIQSEQQISATLGGEQLRMGLLAGVIGLLLVVVYSLFQYRALGFVTIFSLVVAGALTYLAIAILGWTENYRLSLAGVAGLIVAIGQTADSFIVYFERIRDELREGRGLVSAVENGWKRAKRTVLASKAVNLLAALVLYFVAVGNVRGFAFTLGLTAIADLIVVFMFTHPTLQLLARTKFFGEGHKFSGLDPKRLGAVPLYRGAGRLRTPEDKPAVVRAKNTGAAAEAERRMTIAERRLAEKQEQLAGSSKSTTKEGK, from the coding sequence ATGGCACGTACTGGCCCCAAAAACTCAGCACTCAGAGTGCTGGTCTGGCTCGGCGTTATCCTCGCCGTCATGACTGCCGTGCTCGCCGGCGGCTCCATTTCCGGCCAGGCCAGCTGGGCACCCAAGCTCGCACTTGACCTTGAAGGCGGAACCCAGATGATCCTGGCGCCCAAGGTCGAAGGCGGTTCGGACATCAATGAGGATCAGCTCAACCAGGCCGTTGCGATCATTCGCCAGCGCGTTGACGGCTCAGGCGTGGCGGAAGCTGAAATCAGCACGCAGTCCGGCCGCAATGTGGTGGTAAGCCTCCCGGGTACGCCTTCCAAAGAGACCCGCGCCCTCATTCAGGCCTCGGCCGACATGAACTTCCGGCCGGTTCTCCAGGCCGGTCCCGGCGCCGCAGTACCCGTGGAATCACAGACGCCGGAAGACAAGCTGCCCAAGCCGACGGCTGCGCCGGCCAACAGCAGCGACGTCAACTGGGTTACGCCAGAGGTCTACAAGAAGTTTGAGACCCTGGACTGCGACAACCCGTCACAGGACAAGCAGGAGCGCTCGGATCCTGCCAAGCCGCTGGTGACCTGTGAGCCTGCGACGGCCACGTCCCCGGCCATCAAGTACATTCTGGGTCCGGTGGAAGTAAAGGGCTCGAACATCAAGTCCTCCTCCTTCCAGCTGCAGCAGGGTGCACAGGGTGCTGTTACCAACGAATGGGCAGTAAACATCCAGTTCGATGAGGCCGGCACCGCCAAGTTCAAGGAAGTCACGGAACGGCTGTACCAGTTCTTCGTGGCGGCCGGCGGCGAATCAGGCAACGATCCCAAGGCCCAGTTCGCAATCGTCCTCGATGACCAGGTCATCTCCGCCCCGCGTTCACTTGCGGTGATCACGGACGGCCGTCCCCAGATCACAGGCGGATTCACGGAGGATACCGCGAAGGCATTGTCCGATCAGCTCCGGTTCGGCGCGCTCCCCATCAGCTTCGAGATCCAGAGCGAACAGCAGATTTCCGCGACACTGGGCGGTGAGCAGCTCCGGATGGGCCTGCTCGCAGGCGTGATCGGCCTGCTCCTGGTAGTGGTCTACTCGCTCTTCCAGTACCGGGCCCTGGGATTTGTCACCATTTTCTCCCTCGTGGTTGCAGGTGCGCTGACCTACCTGGCCATTGCCATCCTGGGGTGGACTGAAAACTACAGGCTGTCACTTGCCGGCGTCGCCGGCCTCATCGTGGCCATCGGCCAGACAGCCGACTCCTTTATCGTCTATTTCGAACGAATCCGCGATGAATTGCGCGAAGGCCGCGGGCTGGTCTCCGCCGTGGAGAACGGCTGGAAGCGTGCCAAGCGCACCGTCCTGGCGTCGAAGGCAGTGAACCTGCTGGCAGCCCTGGTCCTCTACTTCGTGGCCGTAGGCAACGTGCGCGGTTTTGCCTTCACCTTGGGCCTGACGGCCATCGCCGACCTCATCGTCGTGTTCATGTTCACCCACCCGACCCTGCAGCTGCTGGCCCGCACCAAGTTCTTCGGCGAGGGCCATAAGTTCTCCGGCCTTGACCCGAAGCGGCTCGGCGCCGTGCCTCTCTACCGTGGTGCCGGCAGGCTCCGCACGCCGGAGGACAAGCCGGCCGTGGTGCGCGCCAAGAACACCGGAGCAGCCGCCGAAGCTGAGCGCAGGATGACCATCGCAGAACGCCGCCTCGCGGAAAAGCAGGAGCAGCTTGCCGGTTCCTCCAAGAGCACGACCAAGGAGGGCAAGTAA
- a CDS encoding S1C family serine protease, with amino-acid sequence MAAASSGINGADTIEDPLDSYSATVIRVAETVTPHVAAVEMAGTGRNGGYRVGAGSAVLFTSDGYLVTNAHVVGSAGKGHAVFADGTRTAVEVVGADPLSDLAVVHGKAPMVRPAEFGDAELLKVGQLVIAVGNPLGLSGSVTAGVVSGLGRSIPVWSGRNRRVIEDVIQTDAALNPGNSGGALADARGRIVGINTAVAGAGLGLAIPINATSRRIIASLLSDGRVRRAYLGLVNTPVQLPVSSVVRTGHRDGLLVVEVLPGSPAERAGLRAGDVLLSVGRKSVSNAESLQKLLFSEAIGAPLDISALRDGKEFHVVAVPEEMSAP; translated from the coding sequence ATGGCGGCAGCCAGCAGCGGGATCAACGGAGCCGACACTATTGAAGACCCGCTGGATTCCTATTCCGCAACAGTCATCCGCGTCGCGGAAACCGTCACCCCGCACGTAGCCGCCGTCGAAATGGCCGGCACGGGCCGCAACGGCGGATACCGGGTTGGCGCGGGGTCGGCCGTCCTGTTCACCTCCGACGGCTACCTGGTGACCAACGCGCATGTGGTGGGCTCCGCGGGAAAGGGGCACGCGGTGTTTGCCGACGGCACCCGGACGGCTGTTGAAGTGGTGGGTGCCGATCCCCTGTCCGACCTCGCTGTTGTCCACGGCAAAGCACCCATGGTCCGGCCGGCCGAATTCGGCGACGCCGAACTCCTCAAGGTCGGGCAGCTGGTGATCGCTGTCGGTAATCCGCTGGGACTCTCGGGCTCCGTGACCGCAGGGGTGGTCAGCGGCCTCGGCCGTTCCATCCCGGTGTGGTCGGGACGCAACCGGCGCGTGATCGAGGACGTCATCCAGACCGACGCCGCGCTTAATCCCGGCAACTCCGGAGGGGCCCTGGCCGACGCACGGGGCAGGATCGTGGGCATTAACACGGCGGTCGCAGGAGCGGGACTGGGTTTGGCGATTCCTATCAACGCGACGTCACGCCGGATTATCGCCTCCCTCCTCTCCGACGGGCGGGTCCGGCGCGCTTACCTGGGACTCGTGAACACTCCCGTTCAACTTCCGGTCAGCTCGGTGGTCCGCACCGGCCACCGGGATGGGCTGCTGGTTGTCGAAGTGCTTCCCGGATCACCTGCCGAACGGGCGGGCCTCCGCGCCGGGGACGTGCTGTTGAGCGTGGGGCGGAAATCCGTTTCGAACGCGGAAAGCCTCCAGAAGCTGCTGTTCTCGGAGGCCATCGGGGCACCATTGGACATTTCGGCGCTCCGCGATGGAAAAGAATTCCACGTTGTGGCCGTACCGGAGGAAATGAGCGCCCCGTAA
- a CDS encoding YebC/PmpR family DNA-binding transcriptional regulator yields MSGHSKWATTKHKKAILDSRRAKSFAKLIKNIEVAARMGGPDLAGNPSLELAVTKAKKTSVPADNIDRAIKRGAGLTGEVVDYTEIMYECRGPQGSALLIECLTDNKNRAASEVRLAISRNGGTIADPGSVSYLFSRKGVVTLPKNGLSEDDVLMAVLDAGAEEVKDNGETFEIHSDPKDLQAVRDALKDAGIDYDTDEAEFVPSMEVPLDLDAAKKFMKLVDALEELDDVQNVYSNADLSDEVQAALEAE; encoded by the coding sequence ATGTCAGGCCACTCCAAATGGGCGACGACCAAGCACAAGAAGGCCATCCTTGATAGCCGCCGGGCAAAGTCGTTCGCCAAACTGATCAAGAACATCGAAGTCGCAGCCCGGATGGGCGGCCCGGACCTCGCGGGCAACCCGAGCCTGGAACTCGCCGTCACGAAGGCCAAGAAGACCTCGGTCCCCGCTGACAACATCGACCGCGCCATCAAGCGCGGCGCCGGCCTCACCGGCGAGGTCGTGGACTACACGGAGATCATGTACGAGTGCCGCGGCCCGCAGGGCTCGGCCTTGCTCATCGAGTGCCTCACGGACAACAAGAACCGTGCCGCGTCCGAGGTCCGCCTCGCCATCTCCCGCAATGGCGGCACCATCGCCGATCCCGGCTCCGTCAGCTACCTCTTCTCCCGCAAGGGCGTAGTCACCCTGCCCAAGAACGGCCTCAGCGAGGACGACGTCCTGATGGCCGTCCTGGACGCCGGTGCCGAGGAAGTCAAGGACAACGGCGAAACCTTCGAGATCCACTCGGACCCGAAGGATCTCCAGGCCGTCCGCGATGCCCTGAAGGACGCCGGGATCGACTACGACACCGACGAGGCTGAGTTCGTTCCTTCGATGGAGGTTCCGCTTGACCTCGACGCCGCCAAGAAGTTCATGAAGCTGGTGGACGCACTGGAGGAGCTCGACGACGTGCAAAACGTCTACAGTAATGCCGACCTCAGCGACGAAGTGCAGGCCGCACTGGAAGCCGAGTGA
- a CDS encoding type 1 glutamine amidotransferase: MSKGTIRVLQLYPRDMNIYGDWGNALVLQQRLRWHGYTPELLEYNVGDEFPAGVDLIVGGGGQDSGQLVIQDDLLSRESTLKELAEAGTPMLLICGMYQLFGKFFKTRTGSVIPGIGVLDVETHGTDERLIGNVTVSSPEFGDVLGYENHSGQTTLGPGVRPLGSTPKGIGNNSKDGQEGARYRNIVASYLHGSLLPKNPAIADFLIRTAVERKYGSFTPGAPDDRYAVMAREHAARRPR; the protein is encoded by the coding sequence ATGAGCAAGGGAACCATCCGTGTCCTGCAGCTGTACCCGCGCGACATGAACATCTACGGCGACTGGGGCAACGCGCTGGTACTCCAGCAGCGCCTGCGCTGGCACGGCTACACCCCGGAACTCCTCGAATACAACGTCGGCGACGAATTCCCTGCCGGCGTCGACCTGATCGTGGGCGGAGGCGGCCAGGACAGCGGCCAGCTGGTCATCCAGGACGACCTGCTCTCCCGCGAATCGACGCTGAAGGAACTGGCCGAAGCCGGGACGCCCATGCTGCTCATTTGCGGGATGTACCAGCTCTTCGGAAAGTTCTTCAAAACCCGCACGGGATCGGTCATTCCCGGCATCGGCGTGTTGGATGTGGAAACCCACGGAACCGACGAACGCCTGATCGGGAACGTTACGGTGTCTTCTCCCGAGTTCGGCGACGTCCTCGGCTACGAAAACCACAGCGGACAGACGACGCTCGGCCCCGGAGTGCGGCCCCTTGGCAGTACCCCCAAGGGCATCGGCAATAACAGCAAGGACGGTCAGGAAGGGGCGCGTTACCGGAACATCGTGGCCAGCTACCTCCACGGCTCGCTCCTGCCGAAAAACCCTGCCATTGCCGACTTCCTGATCCGCACCGCCGTCGAACGCAAATACGGCAGCTTCACGCCGGGTGCGCCGGATGACCGCTACGCCGTGATGGCGCGTGAACACGCCGCACGGCGGCCACGCTAG
- the yajC gene encoding preprotein translocase subunit YajC → MTILLFVMLGLFIFMMFRRNKKTQQQQASLQSQFAPGVEVMTSFGLYGRIVSIDEDENKVVIELSPGNLATVHRQAVTKIVEPVAAHDEPAVVPDDASSLTGHDADRAETVNETPEESLKRLNDEGKKDS, encoded by the coding sequence ATGACCATCCTGCTCTTCGTGATGCTCGGACTCTTCATCTTCATGATGTTCCGCCGCAACAAGAAGACCCAGCAGCAGCAGGCATCGCTTCAGTCCCAGTTCGCTCCGGGCGTCGAGGTCATGACCAGCTTCGGCCTTTATGGACGCATCGTTTCCATCGACGAGGACGAAAACAAAGTCGTCATCGAACTGTCCCCGGGCAACCTGGCCACAGTGCACCGTCAGGCCGTCACCAAGATCGTTGAGCCGGTTGCAGCGCACGACGAGCCTGCCGTCGTTCCGGACGACGCCTCCTCCCTGACCGGGCACGACGCCGACCGCGCCGAGACTGTTAACGAGACCCCGGAAGAATCACTGAAGCGTCTCAACGACGAAGGCAAGAAAGACAGCTAA
- the ruvA gene encoding Holliday junction branch migration protein RuvA — MISFLRGTVAHVGLSSAVIDLNGAGMSVNATPQTLSGLRTGEEGKLFTSLIVREDSLTLFGFSSDDEREVFDVLLSVSGVGPRLALAVLAVHDPEAIRVAAHTGDGKAFTKVPGIGPKVAGRIVLELAGKLVPHGTGAAAAPAAAASAPWKPQVVAAMTSLGWSEKDATSSIDKALSDSPELEAGGQVAEILRATLRWLGQDGARAGNRVGSRG, encoded by the coding sequence TTGATCAGTTTTCTCCGCGGAACCGTAGCGCACGTCGGGTTGTCCTCCGCCGTGATCGACCTCAACGGCGCCGGCATGAGCGTTAACGCCACGCCCCAGACCCTCAGCGGGCTGCGCACCGGCGAAGAGGGCAAGCTCTTCACGTCCCTGATCGTGCGTGAGGATTCACTGACGCTGTTCGGGTTCTCCAGCGACGATGAGCGCGAGGTCTTCGATGTCCTGCTCAGCGTCAGCGGCGTCGGACCGCGGCTGGCCCTGGCCGTGCTTGCTGTCCATGATCCCGAGGCAATCCGCGTGGCTGCGCACACCGGTGATGGAAAGGCCTTCACGAAGGTCCCGGGGATCGGCCCCAAGGTCGCCGGCAGGATTGTCCTGGAACTCGCCGGGAAACTGGTGCCCCACGGGACCGGTGCAGCGGCAGCGCCCGCAGCCGCCGCTTCCGCGCCGTGGAAGCCGCAGGTGGTGGCGGCAATGACGAGCCTTGGCTGGTCCGAAAAGGACGCCACGTCCAGCATCGACAAGGCGCTCTCCGACTCCCCGGAGCTCGAAGCCGGCGGCCAGGTGGCCGAAATCCTGCGCGCCACGCTGCGCTGGCTGGGCCAGGACGGCGCGCGTGCGGGCAACCGGGTAGGCAGCCGTGGCTGA
- the ruvB gene encoding Holliday junction branch migration DNA helicase RuvB, whose product MADSSLVGGGEEPEERVIEAALRPKNLHDFVGQHRVRKQLSLVLEASRMRGRSADHVLLSGPPGLGKTTLSMIIAAEMNAPLRISSGPAIQHAGDLAAILSSLSEGEVLFLDEIHRMSRPAEEMLYMAMEDFRVDIVVGKGAGATAIPLELPPFTLVGATTRAGLLPGPLRDRFGFTGHLEFYSVEELELVLRRSAGLLDLKVNSAGFSEIAGRSRGTPRIANRLLRRVRDWALVHGIEQIDARTASAALDMYEVDKRGLDRLDRSVLEALITKFGGGPVGLSTLAIAVGEEPETVETVAEPYLVREGLLGRTPRGRIAMAPAWTHLGYAVPEGVFGQEALALFEVEDLGVEPVAEWLPNGQ is encoded by the coding sequence GTGGCTGATTCCTCCCTGGTGGGCGGGGGAGAGGAGCCCGAGGAGAGGGTCATCGAGGCGGCCCTCCGTCCCAAGAACCTGCACGACTTCGTCGGCCAGCACCGTGTCCGTAAGCAATTGTCGCTTGTGCTGGAAGCGTCGCGGATGCGCGGACGCAGTGCCGACCACGTCCTGCTCTCCGGCCCGCCCGGCCTCGGCAAGACCACGTTGTCCATGATCATCGCCGCGGAGATGAATGCTCCGCTGCGGATCAGCAGTGGTCCGGCCATCCAGCACGCCGGCGACCTCGCCGCCATCCTTTCCTCGCTGTCGGAGGGGGAAGTCCTGTTCCTGGATGAGATCCACCGGATGTCCCGTCCTGCGGAGGAAATGCTGTATATGGCCATGGAGGATTTCCGTGTGGACATCGTGGTGGGCAAAGGCGCCGGCGCCACCGCAATTCCCCTCGAGCTGCCTCCGTTTACGCTCGTGGGCGCCACAACCCGTGCCGGGCTCCTTCCGGGACCGCTGCGGGACAGGTTCGGGTTCACGGGCCATCTGGAGTTCTACTCCGTAGAGGAGCTGGAGCTCGTCCTGAGGCGTTCGGCCGGACTGCTGGACCTCAAGGTCAATTCGGCGGGCTTCAGCGAAATAGCGGGCCGGTCCCGGGGCACGCCCCGCATTGCGAACCGCCTGCTCCGCCGTGTCCGCGACTGGGCGCTTGTCCACGGGATCGAGCAAATCGATGCCCGGACAGCGTCGGCCGCGCTGGACATGTACGAAGTGGACAAAAGGGGCCTGGACCGGCTGGACCGCTCCGTCCTCGAAGCCCTGATCACCAAGTTCGGCGGCGGCCCGGTGGGGCTGTCCACGCTGGCCATTGCGGTGGGGGAGGAACCGGAAACGGTGGAAACCGTGGCTGAGCCCTACCTTGTCCGTGAGGGCCTGCTGGGACGGACGCCACGCGGGCGGATCGCCATGGCTCCGGCCTGGACGCACCTTGGCTATGCGGTTCCGGAAGGGGTGTTCGGCCAGGAGGCGCTGGCGCTTTTCGAAGTGGAAGACCTCGGCGTCGAGCCGGTGGCGGAGTGGCTGCCCAACGGGCAATAG
- the ruvC gene encoding crossover junction endodeoxyribonuclease RuvC produces MTLRVLGVDPGLTRCGIGVVDVEKNRRATMVAVGVVGTSPDESLDQRLLLIATSIDDWLDRYEPHVLAVERVFSQLNVSTVMGVAQASGVVIAAAARRGIPVALHTPSEVKAAVTGSGTSNKDAVTKLVTKILRLDAPPRPADAADALALAITHAWRAGSGAAIATTGPGSQSLTPAQRAWAEAEAKARRAR; encoded by the coding sequence TTGACCCTCCGAGTATTGGGAGTCGACCCGGGCCTCACCCGTTGCGGCATCGGCGTCGTGGACGTCGAGAAGAACCGGCGCGCCACCATGGTGGCAGTCGGCGTGGTGGGAACGTCCCCGGATGAGAGCCTGGACCAGAGGCTGCTGTTGATCGCCACGTCCATCGACGACTGGCTGGACCGCTACGAACCCCACGTCCTTGCCGTGGAGCGGGTGTTCTCCCAGCTGAACGTCAGCACTGTGATGGGGGTTGCCCAGGCGTCCGGCGTGGTGATTGCCGCCGCCGCCCGGCGCGGCATCCCCGTCGCCCTGCACACCCCGTCGGAGGTCAAGGCGGCCGTCACCGGCAGCGGAACCTCCAATAAGGACGCCGTCACGAAACTCGTCACCAAGATCCTCCGCCTGGATGCCCCGCCCCGCCCGGCGGACGCTGCCGATGCGTTGGCGCTGGCCATCACGCATGCGTGGCGGGCCGGTAGCGGAGCTGCCATAGCCACCACCGGACCGGGCAGCCAGTCGCTGACCCCGGCCCAGCGCGCGTGGGCCGAGGCGGAAGCCAAGGCGCGCCGTGCACGGTGA
- a CDS encoding Mur ligase family protein — translation MLYISVPLGKLVRRVSRLRGGGSALPGLVVEKIDPGFMQRTLSTLPLGVAVVSGTNGKTTTTKMVVELLESQGLKVFTNRTGSNFTRGVAAALLGDVDWRGRLKADIAVLELDEAHAVHFVNRVPPRYSLLLNVLRDQLDRFGEIDKTAQLLQHIASKTTGTVVLNREDPRVARIADTLDGPEVRYFGLDDSLLSTFPNDDDLRAGPGSPLPAMPEKPHADVVLRRVGTDDADFEYDGATVTTGMKLRGVYNIFNAAAALALARCIAGNGATPTDHDGLLKALSQVAPAFGRGESLVVDGLPLDLVLVKNPSGFRLGLKSFPAGGYATMVAINDNYADGRDMSWLWDVEFDSLREGGVDQLTGSRAYDMALRLQYDDVAVGAVNPEIAPALAAFIQGAKGKPKRIFCTYTAMLAIRRELSKITTVEVVS, via the coding sequence ATGCTTTACATCAGCGTTCCGCTCGGCAAGCTCGTCCGCCGGGTCTCCCGGCTCAGGGGCGGAGGCTCTGCCCTCCCCGGCCTTGTGGTGGAGAAAATCGACCCGGGATTCATGCAGCGGACACTGTCCACGCTCCCGTTGGGCGTCGCCGTCGTCAGCGGAACGAACGGCAAGACGACCACTACCAAAATGGTGGTGGAACTGCTGGAGAGCCAGGGGCTGAAGGTCTTTACGAACCGCACCGGAAGCAACTTCACCCGCGGCGTGGCTGCGGCTTTGCTGGGCGACGTCGACTGGCGGGGCCGGCTGAAAGCGGACATCGCTGTGCTGGAGCTGGATGAGGCGCACGCCGTCCACTTCGTCAACAGGGTTCCGCCGCGCTACAGCCTGCTGCTCAACGTCCTTCGCGACCAGCTGGACCGCTTCGGCGAGATCGACAAGACCGCCCAGCTCCTGCAGCACATCGCTTCAAAAACCACCGGAACTGTGGTCCTGAACCGCGAGGACCCCCGCGTCGCCCGGATCGCCGACACCCTGGACGGACCGGAGGTCCGCTATTTCGGGCTCGACGATTCCTTGCTCAGCACGTTCCCGAACGACGACGACCTGCGCGCCGGCCCCGGCAGCCCGCTGCCGGCAATGCCCGAAAAGCCGCACGCCGACGTCGTGCTTCGCCGGGTAGGGACGGACGACGCCGATTTTGAGTACGACGGCGCCACGGTCACCACCGGGATGAAGCTCCGGGGGGTCTACAACATCTTCAACGCGGCCGCCGCGCTTGCGCTGGCCCGATGCATCGCCGGAAACGGCGCCACCCCGACGGATCATGACGGCCTGCTCAAGGCCCTGTCACAGGTTGCGCCCGCCTTCGGCCGGGGGGAAAGCCTGGTGGTCGACGGCCTGCCCCTGGACCTGGTGCTGGTCAAGAACCCCAGCGGTTTCCGCCTGGGCCTGAAGTCCTTCCCGGCCGGAGGCTACGCCACGATGGTGGCCATCAACGACAACTATGCTGATGGCCGCGACATGTCCTGGCTTTGGGACGTGGAGTTCGACTCGCTGCGTGAAGGCGGCGTGGACCAGTTGACCGGCTCCCGGGCCTACGACATGGCCCTGCGGCTGCAATACGACGACGTTGCGGTCGGTGCCGTCAATCCGGAGATCGCGCCTGCCCTCGCCGCCTTTATCCAAGGTGCGAAAGGCAAACCCAAACGCATCTTCTGCACGTACACCGCAATGCTGGCCATCCGCCGCGAGCTCTCCAAAATCACTACCGTGGAGGTGGTCTCATGA
- the pdxT gene encoding pyridoxal 5'-phosphate synthase glutaminase subunit PdxT has product MTNPPSTDYSRAGAGLRIGVLALQGDFREHLRAAEATGATGIGIRRPSELDGIDGLIIPGGESTAIDKLARAFELADPLRKLIAEGLPVYGSCAGMILLADEIADPATDLAGNPQQTFGGLDITVRRNAFGRQRESFEIDLEFKGLGFSDTGSGVAPVHAVFIRGPWVERVGPGVEVLAQVEPADPAHASHAAALQGTARIVAVRSGHLLATSFHPEVTGEKRVHELFIRMIRGEA; this is encoded by the coding sequence ATGACCAACCCCCCTTCCACGGACTATTCCCGCGCGGGTGCGGGCCTGCGAATCGGTGTCCTGGCCCTCCAGGGCGACTTCCGGGAGCACCTGCGCGCCGCAGAAGCAACCGGCGCCACCGGCATCGGGATCAGGCGCCCGTCCGAACTTGACGGCATCGACGGCCTGATCATTCCCGGCGGCGAATCAACCGCGATCGACAAGCTGGCCAGGGCCTTCGAGCTCGCGGACCCCTTGCGGAAGCTCATCGCCGAAGGACTGCCCGTGTACGGCTCGTGCGCTGGCATGATCCTGCTCGCCGACGAGATCGCGGACCCCGCCACGGACTTGGCCGGCAATCCCCAGCAGACGTTCGGCGGACTGGACATCACCGTCCGCCGCAACGCCTTCGGCCGGCAGCGGGAGTCCTTCGAAATCGACCTGGAGTTCAAGGGACTCGGCTTCAGTGACACCGGTTCCGGTGTCGCCCCGGTGCACGCGGTGTTCATCCGCGGCCCCTGGGTGGAGCGCGTGGGCCCCGGCGTGGAGGTCCTGGCGCAGGTGGAGCCGGCGGATCCGGCGCATGCTTCGCATGCGGCCGCGCTGCAGGGGACGGCTAGAATTGTTGCAGTGCGTTCAGGCCACCTGCTGGCCACCTCCTTCCACCCGGAAGTGACGGGGGAGAAGCGCGTGCATGAACTGTTTATTCGAATGATCAGAGGAGAAGCGTAA
- the secF gene encoding protein translocase subunit SecF — MTTNFATFGNELYTGKRSYNFVSAKKIWFLIAAVAVALSILLPVAKGGFNLGIEFRGGSEFTVSNVKTTEASLGEKAVQDVVEGSIPRVANVAGNTMRIQTDKLTDDETLRIKEGLTTAYGVTDNEVTSTFVGPTWGADVTKQALLGLVIFVVIAAVLMALYFRTWKMSLSALVGMLVTMFITAGVYALSDFEVTPSAIIGFLTVLSYSLYDTVVVFDKIRENTADIDASTRRTFAEEVNLAVNQTLVRSINTMMVAILPVGAILFIGAGLLGAGTLRDLSLALFVGILIGTAATIFIAAPLYAWLRQGEPQLVKQAERVERRRAESAAKEAAATETATA, encoded by the coding sequence ATGACCACGAATTTTGCCACGTTCGGCAATGAGCTCTACACGGGCAAGCGCTCGTACAACTTTGTCAGCGCCAAAAAGATCTGGTTCCTGATTGCGGCCGTCGCCGTGGCGCTGTCCATCCTCCTCCCGGTGGCCAAGGGCGGATTCAACCTCGGCATCGAGTTCCGGGGCGGGTCGGAATTCACCGTTTCCAATGTGAAGACCACGGAGGCGTCCCTCGGCGAGAAGGCCGTCCAGGACGTCGTGGAGGGCAGTATTCCACGCGTAGCCAACGTTGCCGGCAACACCATGCGGATCCAGACGGACAAGCTCACCGATGACGAAACCCTCCGGATCAAGGAAGGGCTGACCACCGCCTACGGTGTCACGGACAACGAGGTGACTTCCACGTTCGTGGGACCGACCTGGGGTGCTGACGTCACCAAGCAGGCACTTCTGGGCCTGGTGATCTTCGTTGTCATAGCGGCGGTCCTGATGGCGCTCTACTTCCGCACCTGGAAGATGTCGCTTTCCGCGCTGGTGGGCATGCTCGTGACCATGTTCATCACTGCAGGCGTTTACGCACTCAGCGACTTCGAAGTCACACCGTCGGCTATCATCGGCTTCCTGACGGTGCTCAGCTACTCGCTGTACGACACGGTGGTGGTCTTCGACAAGATCCGCGAGAACACGGCCGACATTGACGCCTCCACCCGCCGTACGTTTGCGGAGGAGGTCAACCTGGCCGTCAACCAGACGCTCGTCCGGTCCATCAACACGATGATGGTTGCCATCCTTCCCGTGGGTGCCATTCTCTTCATCGGCGCCGGCCTCCTGGGCGCAGGTACCCTGCGTGATCTCTCGCTTGCCCTCTTCGTCGGCATCCTGATCGGCACCGCGGCGACCATCTTCATCGCGGCCCCGCTGTATGCCTGGTTGCGCCAGGGCGAACCGCAGCTGGTGAAGCAGGCTGAGCGTGTGGAACGCCGCCGGGCAGAGTCTGCTGCCAAGGAAGCGGCCGCGACGGAGACTGCAACAGCCTGA
- a CDS encoding NUDIX domain-containing protein, with translation MDTAAASFPEHLRNPSHPRDPGDAWVEGAMGKFWGRFGSAGLLVQDPAKGILLQHRATWSHHGGTWGLPGGALHQGEDAITGALREAHEEAAVPPDNVRVLFTSVFDVGYWSYTTVAVRVVESFEPAINDPESIELKWVPAGSVEDRELHPAFASAWPQLWRRLAHP, from the coding sequence ATGGACACCGCAGCTGCCAGCTTCCCGGAACACCTCCGCAATCCGTCCCATCCCCGCGATCCAGGGGACGCGTGGGTCGAAGGCGCAATGGGCAAGTTCTGGGGCCGCTTCGGATCGGCAGGCCTCCTGGTGCAGGATCCCGCCAAAGGCATCCTGCTGCAGCACCGGGCCACCTGGAGCCACCACGGCGGCACCTGGGGTCTGCCCGGCGGGGCACTGCACCAGGGCGAAGACGCCATTACGGGCGCCCTGCGCGAAGCCCACGAAGAAGCGGCCGTGCCACCGGACAACGTCCGCGTCCTCTTCACGTCCGTGTTCGATGTCGGATACTGGTCGTACACCACCGTGGCGGTGCGCGTGGTGGAATCCTTCGAACCGGCTATCAACGATCCGGAGAGCATCGAGCTGAAGTGGGTCCCGGCCGGTTCCGTTGAAGACAGGGAACTCCACCCGGCGTTCGCCTCGGCCTGGCCTCAGCTGTGGCGCCGGCTGGCGCACCCTTAG